Below is a window of Phyllopteryx taeniolatus isolate TA_2022b chromosome 16, UOR_Ptae_1.2, whole genome shotgun sequence DNA.
acttctttaatacataaaatgctttatgaaattataaacattcaaaacagtttttttcacaactggaaaaaaaacttaaaataaaaatacttaaataaaaaaaaaaactataataaaacactgttattacattaaaaaaaatcgaatttaaaaataatccaaacaaaaaaagaaattttaaaatGGTCACTTATTAATCCACTTGCTGGTTTGTGTCCCGCCTTCCTACATGGTGTACTCCCATTGGTTGGCTTTTGAGTCACTGCTGATCAAGATGCTTCAACCTCCTCATGTAAAGACTGACAAAAGATTCAGTGCTGAATTGAACTCGATGAAATGTTTTGTCCTACCTCGAACCTCCAGCTTGCACTCCACCTCGTCCTCTCCAAGCGCGTTGATGGCCTTGCAGGAGTAGCGTCCGCCGTCGTACAGGCTGGGTTTGCGGATGTTCAGCGTCAGCACGCCCTGGTTGTTCTGCATCAGGAACTTGGGGTCCTCGCCAATGATCATCTTGTTCTTCATCCAAATGATCTTCGGCTACAGCGGGAAGAGAAGAGCTCAAGATTGAAGCTAACGCTCACTTGGCGTAAAAGTGGCAGTACCTTCGGGTAGCCGCGGACGGCACAGCTGATGGCCGTGGTGTAGCCCGCCACCACACTCCGGTCCACCAGGGGCGCTGTGAACTTGGGGGACGCGCTCTGGTCCTTCTCTTTGAAGGGCGGAGGCTTGTATTCCAAACCTGGAGGACCGATCGGGCAGTGGTGCAAATACTTCATTggtgtacttaagtagatttttcaggtatctgtactatacttggcggcacggtgggcgactggttagcacgtctgcctcacagctctgaggacccgggttcaaatccggcctcacctgtgtggagtctgcatgttctccccgtgcatgtgtgggttttctccgggttctccggtttactcccacattccaaaaacatacttaagtacagtgagcaagtactttttttttctcacctcaGCAGTCAggtatatttagcattttaatcTTTAACATTTTAGCACGGCGTGTCGCTTACCCGTCTTGCAGACGAGCGCCGTGTTGGTGCTGATGCCAGGCTTCTCGCTCGGGCCGCAGACGTTCTCGCTGAAGACTCGGAAGGAGTACTCGTTGCCCATGACCAGGTCGGACACGGTGCAGTTGGGCCGCCGGTTGTGCTCGTACACGGTGAACCAATCCTGGCGTGATTGGAGACGGACGGATGAGCTGAGGGATCATCACCTTCACACTCACAAATCAGTTGTAAAAATGTCATAAGCGTGTTAGGCTAGGGTGAAgtgcctgtaaagtgaaaataaatgtcttgtaagGTCATCACACCGCAGataccctgccaaatttgaacaattaaaaaaaaaaaaaagccaattacATAAAATCAGGcatcaaaattatgaaaaatcgAGACATTTTCTCAgctctcagatgctgtgggTGTGCGCTGAAACCACACTCTACTCATCTGTCAACTACCAATCAAACACCTGGAAAAAATGGAGGTTATCTTGTCTAGTTTCTTTCTTAAGCTTACACATAACTACCGGTACATTTGTATTTGCcttgttgggcaaagggttccgTCATTGCAAACTGACGTGGAACAAGAGATgtcctgtgttttttgtttccagctgaagaaatttggtgggatatatatgtatatgtgttttTGAGCTAGGGTTAGGGTACGGGTTGGATGAGTTGGGGTTAAGGTTACAGTTTGGGTTTGGTTTAGTAGGGTTTGAGATTAGGGATATGGTTGTGGATTAGGGAGACGGTTGAGGTTAGGGTTGGGTTGAGGGTTTAGGTTAATGGTTTGAGTTAGGGTGAGGAAGATTAGGGCAAGGTTACCGTTTGGGTTCAGGTTACGGGGTTCAGGTAAAGATTAAGGGTAGGCTGCTGTTGCCCACCTTGACTTTTGGGTTACTGTCGGGagttattgtaaaaaataaaaaacaaaacaaaaagaattagcGATCCAGTCAGACATGGCCGACCTTGGTCTTCATGTCGGCCTTCTGAATCGTATAGCCAATGATCTCCGCGTTGCCGTCGTCTTTGGGTGGCTTCCACTCCAGCGAGGCGTTGAAGCCCCAAACGTCGGTGACGCGCACCTCCACGGGGGGCCCCGGTTTTTCTACATCAAGAAACATGACAGGAATGTTCTTTTTGGAAGATGATTTgcgagcggggggggggggggggggggggctggtggGTTTTCATCTTCTCATTAGCTCAACCTTCTCAAGCGTCAAGTATGAACCTAATCCTGGTCTACATACAAATAATCCTATGGCGTAATCCCTTTGACCTGTGAAGAGATGAGGAATGAGCTGGCGGTCAGGATTAAACCACCGCTTTGATGACTTTGGGAAGTTGGGAATGAGGAGTTGTGATCACACGAAGAGATTTGTGCTCATCCCCGCCACATTGCGGGCACATGCGATGAACCTGCGACTCACCAACGACCTGGATGCGGATGTCAGCGCGGTCCTCCATATTCTCGATCTGCACGGCCAGCGTGTACGTGCCCGAGTGGACCCTCTCGGCCGAGCGGATGAAGAGGATAGTGTCCACCTCGCTGGTACGTGTGCCCACGCTCCGGTCCTCCAGGGGAACGCCGTCCTTGTACCAGGCGGCGACTGGGCGAGGTTTACCCTGGAAGGATCCAAGATAAAGACAACagacagattttctttttttcgtttACCTTTTCAATctaccttttattttttatttctgcgATGTAATAGTTTTCAAGCATAAAGCCAAAGGCTCCGCCCCGGCTGAACCCCCCCAAGACTCCTGAGTGCATTTggctcattcacacacacacaaaaaaagaaaaagatgggaatcaaatattaaaatgagcAAGTCAGCAATTCTAAATCTGCCAGTCGTTACTTCACCGCCACTTGACCTACTTCGTGCCAACGCACTGACTTTTTTGAAGGATATTTTTGGCTTCTTCACTCTGCTTTTAAATCACAgctgcatgttttttgtgaGTCAACAATAAGACAACAGGAGATTACTAGAAAAGCTACCTTTCCCGAGCTCTAACTGTAACCCCACTTCTAATGCCTGGCTCCGACTACAAGAATTTACCCCCGTTAATGGCCTAATTTGCTATCGCAAATCATTTTTCAGATAGGgcgggacatattttgccaggAACGAAAAATTCCCTTTTAGTGTGGCATAATCTCAAAATGATTCGGCCCTACGAGAAACCCTACGATGCCAAAAGGAAAAGTTTAGCATGATTGATCTTtttggtgggcgactggttagcacatccgcctcacagttctgaggacccgagttgaAATCCGGCCTTCCTATGTGGAGTCGGCGtgttcttcccatgcctgcgtggattttctccaggtactgcggtttcctcccacattccaaaaacatgcatggtaggttaattgatgactaaaATTGTCTGTCATGTGCCGTACGACTGGCTTGGCGACCGAGACCAGAACTCACAgagaccaagacaagaccaagacttctGGGAGTCGAGATTGAGTCAAgaccattaaaaaatacattttcaaaaccatGACAAGGTTGGGGGGTTGCCTCAGTCACAACACCACAAAGGTTGCAGTCGTtacaggggtggtgggggggttaGTAACACTTGAAATTaaggtatttattatttaaacaagTGCTTCTCCATATTCTCACATTTATGAAGTTGAAGAATAGATGACCAGTACTGGTCTCAATGGAAAATCCTGAGTCCGGCCAGTACGAGACCGAGACAaggaccaagacttttgggagtcgagTCAGAGACCAGAGCAAGATcttcaaaatgtggtcttgACACCGGTCTTGAGACCAGGACCTGTCTCGAGTGTTACATCACTACCAAACCTTCCACTCCGGAGGACCTAGTGACAAcaccacatgttttttttcttcttttgttcttttttttcaacacaaaacacTGCCACAATCAAAACTAGCGCCTCTTCCTcgatgattgttgttgttgccgctATGGCAACGGCCGCATCTGGCAGCATTGATACTTTTTCATTCCCACCGCGGTAGATTTGCCAGTGATCTGACCGAGACACGGcaggattttatggcagtagtctgacatagtgccatcATGTGAGACTCACACTGTCCTAAGTAGGTGTAAATCCAAAATCAGGCTGACCTGGAAGGGGATGACCAAGTTGACCTTCTCTCCAACAACTTTAATCAGTCTGGTTCTCAGCTGGCGTGGTAAGCGGATCTTGGGGTGTTCTGCAGAACAATGTAGATAATATAGAAGCTCATTGTTGACATCTTCCCTCAAGATCGGTCTTGACCGCGACTTCGCTTCTCTGACCCATGATCTCTCTGATGGTGACGCCCTGACAGAGCGTGGCTGGGGGGCTGCGTCCGGCAATGTTGATGGCCACCACCCGGAACAACATCTTCTCCCCCACCGGCAGATCTTTCACCCGGTACTGGTTTTTCTCCACTGGCTTCTTGTTGGCCGGCACCCACTCGTCACCTGAAGATGACTGACAGCTCATTAGCtcatttagctttttttcaAACCTGAGCAACACAttgtcactaaaataacaacattgcaaatcGTCTTCCCTTTTtttgattgcaaacatttttgttaccaatccccatttcaaaataaactgaattaacaactttttactggcttctggtttcaaatatgtattgattttttttgtgtgtgtatatgtaataacatgaggcaattgtacaattactgtatatgtgttcgCGCTCATGACGGCCCTCGGagtgaaaccataactacgatgtggcccgcagcaaaaatgagtttgacatccctggaTTAGTTGCTCGCTAACATTGTTGTCTTTGGAGCTGcactttctttcaaaaaaatgttttcccacgAATGCGTTCAGGGTCAAGTACGCCCAACGTCCATCCAACTTACTTCCTTCTTTGCAGTACTCAATGATGTAACCGTCAATGCCGCCTGGTCCCACTTTCTCCGGAGGAAGCCACCGGAGAGCACAGGTGGAATCTGTCACGTCCTCCACCAAGAGACGAATGGGCTCGCTGGTGGGGGCTGGTGAGAGACAAAAGCCATGTGAACATGTCGTGGAAACACATTTCCCATGGTTGCACTGCTTCCAGGAAGTATGTGCAGCTGTTAGATATTTCGTCCAattagatttcagcctctacgtGTTGTCATGTCAGTCTAATCTGCCGAGGGCATTCAGAATCAGTATTGCTGGCTGATTCAACCTAAACTTAATTAGCAATTGgattgtttctttaaccaatcagatttcaaattcgtcctcgatgacatcatcatttttCCTCCTCTGGTCGATCAGAGCAAAACCTGTTACAACCAACTTCGACTAGTTAAATATTTCTGCAGCGATCTGcacacaatcaataaataatcagCATCTTTTTTGAGTAtcaagtatttgtatttattttttttaactcattcactgccatggacgtTTATATTGAACAACTGGAATctaaccgtttactgccacaaGCACGTTTCAACGGCTAGGCGAGCAAAAGGgcctcgcccagcttgtctgtgagattcaggtttgtaaaccactgcaaTGACGAAAAGATCACAGTAGAAGGCGATGTTGCATCCCTTCGGATTTGGACTCAAGATTAGGTGGTGAATCTTGCCTTGTCACGTCGATTACGAGGGAGAGAAATCTACCGATGTTCTCCAGCTGATTACTAACGaacggaaaaagctagaaattgacttttttattCCGGTGAAAGAAGAGCGTCTACTCTTTCTTCTGGTAAGTGGCTATATTGTTACAGAATGCAATATTCCGTGGGTCCTGAAAGATCAgataaaatgcttttaaatagcgggcaatatggggaactcagCTTTGAAAACagcctggcagtgaatgtgttaatgttaTCAAACAATTCTGAACCGCTCCAGATCCAGATGATGAATGTGGCACACCTGAATgctattgtgtgttttttgtttgtttgtttttttttaatagtattgATGGCTTCTATAATTGTGACGTGATAGTTTTGGTATTAAGAGGCGGATTAAGTGCCCACTGAAGGCCCACATACCAAATGCGAGGCCCACCACTGCGTAAATGTGACATGAACAAGTAAACATTTGAGTGTCTGTGCACCGATTGGCATGAAGGGCTTGGAGTTGACACTGGGCTGCGAGATCCCAATGCCATTGACGGCAAACACTCTCATCTCGTAAAGGACGCCCTCGATCATCTTCTTGGCTTCGTACGTGGTGGCCTCGTACACGTCAAAATTGAGTTTGGTCCACCTGGATGAGCCGATCTTCTTCCTCTCCATCAGGTAACCTGGAGCCATGAGGCCAGAGATGTCACTATGCAATCCAATGTTAGGTGGAATATCAGTTTTGGTGGCTGGGGGAAATGGGTAGGGTCACCTTTAACGGGCACGCCGCCATCAAACGCGGGAGGGTCCCATGTGATGGTGGCGCAGTTCTCGCCCACCGATGTGCACTTGACATTCTCGGGAGGGTCGGGCACATCTAGCGTGCCAAGGAACAGACGggacaagaggaagaagaaggcgAAATCATGTTATGTGTAAACAGAGAAACATATTGTTGTGTTTGCATCATTTTATCCAACTAACTGAAACATATCCTAACCCTTACTCTGAAAATAACCCTAACTAATAACCCAATGCTAACCATACTCTAACCCTTAACACCAAACCTAATCCTACCTAGCCTAAACTCTAACCTTCACCCAACTACTACCATAACACTAATACCAACCCTAACCAACCCTTCTTACATTAACCATAACCCAACCCTGACCTAACCATACCTTAacccagtggttctcaactgtcaACCGCATTTTCCAATTGTTGCAAAGTCACAACCGACTTTCATCGAAGTTAAGGGCAataaagaatgttttttgtttttgtttaaaaatagcctcttaAAAACATATCTGCAGTATATTATGCACCAAAGGCATATTGCTTGCCATGATGTCCGGCAGCCAAGGGCTgcgctgcactgtatttgtcgACAGATTAAAGTAGCGGCTAGAGAAGTAACATTTCTTCTCACTTTCCTACTATGGTCCATCTGGGAACTTAGAACGCGTTTGTTTTgtacatgtcattttttttactagctgtctGCGACGCACCCAAAATGGGTCCGCGACCCACTTTTaggtcccgacccaccagttgagaatcaccgTCCTAACccttaaaaaacaaatctaactCTAACCCTACCCTAATTTTTCTCTACCAGTTTGTCATATGGTCCCTAAAACCAAATTTAACCCTAACCATAGCCTACTGTTAACCCAATAATGACCGAACCCCTAAAAACCAAACACCCTACCCTCTCTAACCAAGCGTAATGGTATCATAGCATACCTCACATATCATTATACTGCCCCTAATGCCGCCGTAACCCAAACTAACCCCTAAAACCAAACACCTTATTTGCCTGAAACAAACCTAGTCATACGCTATTGTGACATACCGTAATCTGCCCTAACTACACCCTACCATACTCTATCCTATCCCTAATTTAACTGAATCCTTATCCAACCACGCCCGAAAACCAAACACCTTACCTGCTATGATCAGACCAAAAACCTTACCTTCTTTAAGCATACCTAACCATACCTTATTCTAACCCTAATCTTATCCCTACTCCAGCCATAACCTTGGGTCTAACCCCTCTAAAACCAAATACCGAACCTACCCTAACATGTGTAGCAACACCAAAAACCGGTCATGCCCAACTAACCCACGACCTTGACGAAGAGCTCAGCTTTGTCCTCTCCAGCGGGGTTGGTGACAGTGAGCGAGTAGAAGCCTTCGTCCTCCTTCTCCGCCCCCTGGATGACGAAGCTGCTCAGGGTCTTCCTGGTCTCCACGCGGACCCTCCCTTCCGCCTCGCTCACTGTCTACGCCGCAGTCCATAAAACACACTGTTATGCGACCTTTGCACTGAAATCACGAGACGGGAACCACCGCCTCGCTCACCTTGTTGCCCTTCATCCAGCACACGACGGGAGGGGGATCCCCCGAGATCTCCACGTCGAAGCGGAGTTTGTTCCCGGCCACCACCGTTATGGTGTTGTTGCTCCCTGTGCCGCTCGTGTCCAGGTGGATCTTGGGAGGGTCTGTCACGTGACATGTATTAATGTTGCAGTATCTAATGAATGCCACTAGAATAATACAATGAATTACTGCTTGATAATAAACCATGATTTATGACTGAATATTACTAAAATAATCCAGCAATTACTCATGAATAATCATGTAATAAAGAATTACtactgaataaaaatgttatcaTAATTATCTGAAGCCTGTGAATAATCCAGTAATTACTACCGAATACTCATGTAATGATCCATGAATTATGATTGAATATTAGTccagtatttatgtatttttaaaaaaaactcttgaTTAAAAACCCAGTAATACTTTTTTAGTTCTTGTGTCATGATCAGGTTATTACTACTGAACAGTCGTGTAATGATccgtatattttttttactgaataccactaaaaacaatatttaatcaATCAACTGCCCCATTATAATTGGTTGGTACCCATCTAATAAACCCGTAATTAGTATTGAAATGCCTTGTAAAATATGATTTATGACTGAATGATACTaaaatatttcagtatttactCAAGGATACTATCATCATTATCCAGAAATTATTACTTAATAGTACTGGAACATTTCAGTTCATACTGCTCGATACCTGTGTAATAATCTAGTAATTActaatgaatattttaacaatggaatactaataaaataattaagtaTTTACTCATTAATACTAGCATAATAATGAAGTTAGCTGTAATATTGCTTAAAACTCGTGTCATAAcactaattacaataaaatattcaaGTAATAATTCTTCCTAACTCATGATTACTACTATAAACTTTAGTagctactaaaaaaaaaaataggaaggaAATAATGGTAATCAACGCCTACTCATCAACAGTACTGAAACAATTTGGTTACTAAGGTTAAATAGTgtgtaataatagtaataacgATTAACGATTACGATTAAtaatcgtaataataataataattgaataataaagTACTGAGTACGAGGGACTCACCTTGTCTGGGAACGTAGTCAATCTTGATTTCTGCAAGAAAAGAACACGAGTCAGCTCACATTTGCTAAATATAATACTTAAAATTATACTTTACTGGCTCACCCAGGAAGTTGAGCTTGGCCGATAGGGAGAGCGCGTAGCCGTCGGGCACGAAGGTGTAATCGCCCACGTCAGAGGGCTTCACGTCGCTGATCGTCAGTTTGTGTGTCCTGGAGACATCGCACGGTTACCATGGACACCACAGTCTTTGCTTGAGCAGCAATTAAGCAACAGAGAGGAGACGTTTCTTTTCCCCGGCAACAAAATCACCCCAAATGGTTTTCACCTTGCGTGACCGCTGTCGCCTTAGCATGTCTGTGATGGAGGGATTACGCAGAGAAGCCGACGACCCTGGGGGTGTTTGTCTGCAagtacgtgtgtatgtgtgtgtgtgtgtgttaaaatggCTACACTTTTGCTGATTACTCCCTAATCTGAAAAATGGGTCAAACACTAAGAGAAACATTTGGTATTGATCGTATGATGTCTAGAGTACAACAGCAGAGTGGACAAAGTGACTATCTTCACCGTCCAGTGTGACGAGTCTGATTTAGATACCTTCAAGTGGGACTCAGACGCCTTGCAGTCCATCATTGATATCTTCAGGAGCGACGGTGATACCTATCAGAGTCACTCCGATATCTTCGAGTGTGATAAGTGCAACTCAGATATCTTCCAGGGCGACTCCAAGACCTTAGAGCGCGACTAATACAACTGATTCATTGTACGACTCCattgtaaaaattgtaaaaaaaaaaaaataataattatatatatatatatatatatatataaaactagtGCACTAGTTTGTATTCTGAGTATTTTTAGAGGTATACGAGATAAACCCTGTGAGATAATGAGGGTACCTTGGATTGTAAACCTTATTTTCCAGTTGTGATGATACGCTACATTTATTGCTACTTTCAAAAGAGcatcatctttaataacaatacagattaGCTGGTTCTGTCATGTTACAAATCACCTGAATGAAAACACATGTGATTGCTGCTTTGCTTGCGTCCGGTGACCTCACCGCTAGTAGTGACTGAACTACTGTTATATAACGCTATTGCTAGCAgtaacacatactgtacctagAGGCACGTACGTATGCAGGCACCAGTGAGTGACGGGCTGTACTGACTCCGTTGTGTGTAATCACGTGAGTGATACTTGACTGAGTGAAACTAGGAGCTCGACGGACGTGAAACCAGGAGCTCGACGGATGGCTCACTGCGGAAACTCACGTAGCCGGGGCGAGGAGGCGACTCTGACTGTGACTGAAATACCTTCCAATGTGTGTCATCTTGATGCGCTCGCCGGGCTGCACCTCTACGCCGTCCTTGAACCACTTGCCCGTCACCTTCTCGTCAGACACCTCGCACTTGAACACTGCCTGCTCGCTGGCCTTCACCGTCAGGTCCGCAATGCTCTGCAGGACCTGCAGCTCCTTATCTGCACACAAGAGAAATGCAGCACATATTAGCTGCTAGCCTAGCAATTAGCAGCTGTTTCCAGTCCAAAGACTACAAAACTTCTATTTTTTTCACCAGAGTTTGGCTTTTTTGAGGCAACATTGAAGGAAAATTCCAGAGATTTAGCTGCATTGCAGGGAAGATGAAGACGCAGATGGGACCCTGGCGTCACTTGCGGACATGCAGAGCAAATTACCCTGACGAATGACGCCAGGATAGGCGGACTCCCAGATAAATTGAGCAGTATTAATTATGGCCGGAACGAATTGATGAGCTTCCACGCTTGTCCGAATGGAAAACATCAACATGTAGCGACAGCTAACCTAATTGAAATACCTGTCAGCAAACTTCCCGCCGATGCTGACGGCCAATTAGCTTGTGGCTCAGCTCCCATTAGCTCTCACTTTGGTTTCATGCGCTATTTGATGCGTTATCTTCGTTTAAGATCGAGAACCGCGTGACGCTGTCAGCTCGATTCACAAATCTGCGGCaaggcagaggtgggagtaagtcacctATGTGCAAGTTAGAAATAACTCTCATGCCTTAAATTTCTGGTTTCACGCAAGTCCCAAGTGACTCTGAACGTGCGTTGCTTTAAGTGGCCGAGCGTGGCCTGTTGAGTGAGGTCAGAGTCAGAGAATGAGAGTGAAGAGTTGGCTGACTGGTAAATGGCCAACCCACTGGACTCGAGTCAAGTCGAGTCAAATAACACGAGGAGCCAAGCGGTACCTTCTACTTCCAGCTCGGCCTTGGACTCTCCGCCGTTGGTCAAGGCAAAGTAGGTGCCGATGTCCTCCTTGGCGGCATCATTTATGATCAAAATGTGCTTCTTGCCATCCTTCTTGAATCTGTACTTTGAAGCTGCGCTCTCTTTGGTCAGCTCCTCCCCGTCTTTCATCCTGAAGACCAAACGCGCACTCGTTCAGGACTCTTGAGATGCGGTGATCATTCACAAAAAGGAAGGGTCTCGCTCACCATTTCACGTGCGCACCTTCCTCGGAGACCTCCACCTCGAACTCCACTTTCTCACCCACCACCGTGTGGACGTCGTCTAGAAGCTTGGTGATGGTCACCGGAGGCTCtgaacgacaaaaaaaaaaacaaagtcaaacatATACCAAAGCCTCACATTTCACGCaccaattcacacacacattcattcaccAATGGGTGGCTGCTGCCATACAAGGCGCTGACAAGCCCACGGGGAGCTAagtagggttcagtgtcttgcccaagcaCACTTCGACATAcggacagtcggagccgggattcgatTCGCGGCTGTGAATGGATTCAAGCATCAAAATAGGAAATCCTAATATGTACATATTTTGAATAGCACATATGAGTTGTTCAGCAACTTCAAGATGCCTTCAAAGGACGCCTCCAAATGAtgagacattcattcatttgtgctGCCCAAGCATGACACGAAACCATAAATATAGTCAATATTTATAGTAGAGTATAGAAAAAAACTTCTTATTTGATTTGtagtaattgtattatttataggTATTATAATTGCAgagtatttattgtcattttatttttagttatagtatttatttaaattgtatttcattgtatttttatttttctgtattattatgattatataatttattgaaatatataatattattaataataataagaagaagaagaacaacgacaacaacaataggaacaagagcaagaagaagaagaagaatagaagaaaaatatacaattttatttgtaaCTGTATCCTTATAGTATGGACTTTTAATcgtattgttgtattttactgaTATTATTTATtctattgtgtttattttaattgtattatattttatttaaattgtatttataccTTGATTTTTAGAAATGttattaatatttacagtagttctatctttttgttttgatgtggttactgaaatgttatttatattcattttaatgtattcatttattgtatttatttttcattgtttattgTAAATTTATGTTGCATTATTCtctattatatttatttcagttgAATTTTtatcttgattttattttataaattattttaataattctttacagtactttgtatttaactttatacATATATCATATTTACTTTagtatattattgtatttgtcattttatgttaattatttcatcatttgtcattttattttgagtttTAATTGCATTCATAGCttatgtactgttttttttttttccaatgattatttcagaaacaaatattcattcagtttatttaatttaatatattttatatttgagaTGTGCTTTACATTTTCCAGCACATATTGTACACAGCTTTTCGGGAACGACATCACATTCCCTGCACAGTTAGCACGTTGATCACCATAATGTTTTTCATATTACCAGCATGCCTGCTTCGTCTTGTGTCGCGTGTGGGGACTACTGAACAGTGAATATTCCCTTTTGGAGGAATACATGATTTTCCGTGCAGATGAGTTTACGATGACGCGGCATCAAGACAAACAGGTGAGTCAGCTACCTTTGACAAAGACCTCGGTGAAACACTTGTCTTCGCCCACCACACACTCGTAGGCCGCATCGTCCGACAGGTTGCACTTGTTGATGGTGAGCGTGCGTCGATTGCCCACGCTCTCAAACACGTACCTGCCAGACAAACCGTTTGTTGAATTTatgaattttatttgtattaatttaatttccaaatgagttgtattttttcatattaaatgaATTGTATTCTATATtgtattctatatttttttaaatacttttattgGAATACTTAAtggatatattattattattattattattcattttttaacttcagtaaccttttaaaaaaatattcatcattATTCGACATTGTACACTTCCTATACTTTATCATATATTTACGTACCGGCCATAATTTCTAATAATGTATCAGTTTAATAGAATCATCTTTCCTTTTAATTTGGAC
It encodes the following:
- the mybpc2a gene encoding myosin binding protein Ca isoform X1, which produces MSSPPPPAAHAVFLPPRLAGIHVSSRSANSEPSDELPPDEVTPGEDPQLTGLTGLFVLKPESADAIKGQDVTFSAKVDSSTLMRKPTMKWLKGKWLDLGSKAGKHLQFKETYDRNTKIYTYEMRIVKVADGDAGGYRCEVTSKDKCDSCTFEVSVQAVEEQQQDNILEAFKRSGDAGEDAGDLDFSALLKKREKKQPQAPQEEVDVWDILKAAKPCDYEKIAFEYGITDLRGMLKRLKKMKTVEPKKSDAFLKKPEPAYSVDKGRRIQLSVEVADPDAPVKWLKNGHEIKPSAKYVFESVGNRRTLTINKCNLSDDAAYECVVGEDKCFTEVFVKEPPVTITKLLDDVHTVVGEKVEFEVEVSEEGAHVKWMKDGEELTKESAASKYRFKKDGKKHILIINDAAKEDIGTYFALTNGGESKAELEVEDKELQVLQSIADLTVKASEQAVFKCEVSDEKVTGKWFKDGVEVQPGERIKMTHIGRTHKLTISDVKPSDVGDYTFVPDGYALSLSAKLNFLEIKIDYVPRQDPPKIHLDTSGTGSNNTITVVAGNKLRFDVEISGDPPPVVCWMKGNKTVSEAEGRVRVETRKTLSSFVIQGAEKEDEGFYSLTVTNPAGEDKAELFVKVVDVPDPPENVKCTSVGENCATITWDPPAFDGGVPVKGYLMERKKIGSSRWTKLNFDVYEATTYEAKKMIEGVLYEMRVFAVNGIGISQPSVNSKPFMPIAPTSEPIRLLVEDVTDSTCALRWLPPEKVGPGGIDGYIIEYCKEGSKLDGRWAYLTLNAFVGKHFFERKCSSKDNNVSEQLIQGCQTHFCCGPHRSYGFTPRAVMSANTYTVIVQLPHVITYTHTKKINTYLKPEASKKLLIQFILKWGLVTKMFAIKKREDDLQCCYFSDNVLLRFEKKLNELMSCQSSSGDEWVPANKKPVEKNQYRVKDLPVGEKMLFRVVAINIAGRSPPATLCQGVTIREIMEHPKIRLPRQLRTRLIKVVGEKVNLVIPFQGKPRPVAAWYKDGVPLEDRSVGTRTSEVDTILFIRSAERVHSGTYTLAVQIENMEDRADIRIQVVEKPGPPVEVRVTDVWGFNASLEWKPPKDDGNAEIIGYTIQKADMKTKDWFTVYEHNRRPNCTVSDLVMGNEYSFRVFSENVCGPSEKPGISTNTALVCKTGLEYKPPPFKEKDQSASPKFTAPLVDRSVVAGYTTAISCAVRGYPKPKIIWMKNKMIIGEDPKFLMQNNQGVLTLNIRKPSLYDGGRYSCKAINALGEDEVECKLEVRVVREKAEEEKK